The stretch of DNA GGGTGAAGGTCAATGAATTCGGGAACGCTTATTTGGATGAGAATGGTGAATTCGTAAAAATTCCGGATCAGGGTATGACGGACGACCTCTGGAATGAAATAGTGAGTTATGCCAAGGAAAAAGGCCTCAAGGGAGGGAATTACAAGAAACTCAATCTTCCCTTCGAAAACCGCCTCTTGGCCCAGCCAAGGGAAATTCGGGAGAGAATGGCCAAGGGGGTGGAGGATTTTGTTTATGAACTCCTGACCGATGTCTTCAATGCCGGGGATACGGCTCCCCTTGCCTTGGAGGCCATTCTTGAAGCAGGGAGCTATGATCTGGGACCGAAGGTGGGCAGGATCGAGAACCCGGCGGACTGGACAGAGGAAAAGTACAGAGAAAGGGCATCCATGCTCACAAGGGACAGAGGACCGGAAGGAGATTTCGACGACTAGAGACTCAATGGATCACGGCACGGGTGAAGGTTTACGGCCTTCACCCTTTAAGAGGAGGGTTGCTTTTCAGGGTGAAAACCCGCGGACAAGTCTCCTTCATCACAAATGAACTAGGGGCCATCCATGAAGTAGGTGATTTTATTTAAGGTCTCAAGCCTCCGGCCCGGAGGGGAAGGTGAAAAATTTTATCGCGCGTAGGGACGATTCTTCACCCTCCAGGCGGATCCCGGGTTTGAGCCTGACCTGAGAGAATGGAAGGAAGGCCGTTATGGATGGGCACTAACCAAGAAAAACACCATGACAGACGATACAAGTATGACAAAGGAGAAAACCCGCCTCTGGATCAAGGACATCAAGGAAAACGACCGGATTCATGACCTTTACCTGGTCAAACTGAAGAAAAGGGGGGTTACCCGCAATGGGACCCCTTTTTTGAGCTTGAGGCTTGCTGACAAAACCGGCGAAGTGGAGGCCAAGCTCTGGGAGCGAGTGGATACCCTCTCTCCCCTCTTCAAGGAAGGTGATGTCCTGGAGGTCAAAGGAAGGGCAGGGACTTATCGTGATGAGATTCAACTGACCCTCTCCGACCTTGCGGTACCCGGGGAAGTGAAGGACAGGACGATTTTCCTGGAGTCCTCGCCCAGGGATACCGGGGAGATGATGAAGGCCCTCAAGGAGATCCTCAAAACACTGGGAAACGGGCACCTGAGGGGCCTCGTGGATCGTTTCCTGTCCGACCGCGATTTCCTGGCTCTTTTCAAGGAGGCCCCGGCGGCGAAGGGTTTCCACCACGCCTACCTGGGAGGACTGCTCGAACATACCCTCTCCGTCTGCCGCCTGGCCCGGGTGGTTTCTGATCATTACGAAGAGCTGGATGGTGAACTTCTGCTTGCTGGGGCCTTTCTACACGATGTGGGAAAGGTGCGGGAATTTCATTTCGATCGGAAGATCGACTACACGGGTGAAGGTCGTCTCCTGGGGCATCTCGTGCTCGGGGTAGCCATGGTTGAGGAAAAGCTTTCAGCAA from Deltaproteobacteria bacterium encodes:
- a CDS encoding CRISPR-associated endonuclease Cas3''; this translates as MTKEKTRLWIKDIKENDRIHDLYLVKLKKRGVTRNGTPFLSLRLADKTGEVEAKLWERVDTLSPLFKEGDVLEVKGRAGTYRDEIQLTLSDLAVPGEVKDRTIFLESSPRDTGEMMKALKEILKTLGNGHLRGLVDRFLSDRDFLALFKEAPAAKGFHHAYLGGLLEHTLSVCRLARVVSDHYEELDGELLLAGAFLHDVGKVREFHFDRKIDYTGEGRLLGHLVLGVAMVEEKLSAMRGFPEETALKLKHMILSHHGEYEFGSPRRPKFLEAFVLHIIDDLDAKVKGISHFMERDRREGAWTEFNPIFERYLLKGALTEELDREFSEAAAPMDEGKQKVLFSSLMHEQATGADREGGGEGSPGTS